The genomic stretch AGACCCGGCTCGCGAATTTTGAGCAGTGGGAAGCTCCTATGGTATGAGCCCCAGAGAGAGCAATCATGTCTGTTTGGGTTAGATTGTGCTTGGCAAACATTGATACAAGTTGAGCTAAGTTGAACTCGGGTTCAGGTAACTTCCCCGTCACGTCTGTTGCCTTGGAGCTGAGCCCATCTCGTCGTCCTAGTTCCACATTATATGAAGGCCCTCCTGCCTATACATAAAAATTTTATCACAATTGAAACCTTGGTATATAAACTTATGTTGCTCAGACGTCAGATCACTGTATTAAATCTAGGCTACGACACAAATATCACAACTACTTCGTGAAATTTTTAATGTTAAAACCGATCATATTTTGAACGCATGTGGGGAAAGGGTTGAGATTAGGCTCTGATGACTAATTTTGAAATCAACTTTAGATCAATAGTCGTATATTATGAACGTAACTCGAAGTATCGGACATTAGCACATGTCCAATTATTGGCAGTGGCGGAACTAGGATCTGCCGTTGGGTGGGGAATAATGTCTCAaggaaaagttgaaaaattgtcgaAAATTTAACTAGAAATTTTGGAATTTTCATTTTCCAGCGGGAGTGAGCACCCTAGTTAGCGTCCCCTCGCTCCACCACTAATTATAGGGATATTGATGAGTAATACATTGTTGAAGTTTTGCTTAAAAAATGATCAGAGACAAGTTAAGCACGAAACTTACATTTCCAATAAGCAAAAACCATCATTTAAGCATTTAATCACTCATTCCAAAACAGTAGTTTTCCTCTAATTTGGTAAATGAATCCAATTTTTAAGGAAATTTCCCTTGGAAAGAAATTAATTAAACCCAAAGGAgtctaagaccatccccaagcagaaggtcgcctTAATCGGGTCACCAAAATTTTTCCTCTTAATCGCACCTTATTAATCTTGACTCACTTTCACcttcccaagcagaaggtcacgacctggGTCACCAACTCAATCATTTTTCCACTTTCCAACATTTTCAATCATTTACCACATTCACTACCCCACCAAAAcctctctcttacttttacaataaaaatacaatttacaAAATACAAAATATTTAATATTTACAATACTtacataaaaatacaatttaCAAAATATTACCACTCAACTATTTCAAAAAAATACAATTTTTATTttagaaaaaaacaaaaaaacgctGAAAATTAAAACAAGGAAGTTGCCGAAAAGAAAGGGGAGGAAGACAAGCAAGGATGAAAATGGAGTATGCAGCAGAGAAGAAACAGAAGAAGCAGAGTAGCTGTAGTATTTGTTgtactttttttattttttttattttttaatgttGTAAACCAATAGAAATACGCCACGTGTAAGGTCACCAACTTTTACCAATTTCTAACTCAAGGTCACCCGGTGACCCTGAGTTATTCAAGGTCACCAAATTATCACCTTATTACTCCTTAATTACCGTCATTAGcatgacccaacaaggtcacgaCCCAGTTGGTGACCTTGCTTGGGCATGGTCTAAGGAAGTACTTTAAATCTTACCAGAAAAACAGAATCCCTTGTAGCAAGGGCCAAAATATCAGCACATGACACAACACCAGGGCAAACAGCTTCAACAGCTTGTTTTGCCTTATTCACCGTGTCAAATCCGTCTCCTGCTAGCGATAGATTGATCGGCGCGTCCTTCTCGGCATCCCCATTTGCGGAGAATATCATGATAGACGCATCACATCCCTGAATTCATCACAAAGTTATTAATGGACTAAACATATACGCATTACTATACCAGTTCTTTGTACTCTGCTTCTAACGTAACACAAATTTTTGTTTAACACGGGAGTATCCGTCTTGTAATATTACATTTTCTTTTGTCACATTGTTGTGATCACTTATATATGCCTTCTATTTTTACCAtacaaattattttttttttttttttttttttttttttgaaaaaacatGTATATATGTTGTAGAGGTGTTATAACAACCTCGACTATTCGATTACACAAAAGTATGGTTATGGAGAATCGGAGGCTCGCACGACAAAACTAGAGGAATAGATCAATAGACGGGTGCATAAAACACGGAATATTTTGTAATAATTTCAAATGTATTGCTTTTGAAACAACTTTTTATTCACATAAAAGAAAACAAATCTAAATAATTTGAATCTTCCATTTAAAATAGTGTTTTGAAGACGTGTTTATATCTACATTCTAAACTGAAGTTCATAGGAAATAACAAAACACATAGGTTCAAGTTCATCATAAGAACTGACAATATATCTTGTATAAAGTACCTCAATACGAACTTATTGTTGTACTATCCACAATCCAATATAAGCCTACGTTTACACCTCACACGAGAATTTGTAAACAAGTTATTACCTCGACGAAACAATCATGGAAAAAGAGACGAATAGTTGCCTGAGCAGTAACTGAAGTCTGACTGAATTTGGTAGAAACGGCCTGTCTCACAATAGGTTCGACAAACGGACAACTAAACCTGTAGAAATTCTCAGACAATTGAGTTTTACCCACCCCTATAATCATCACTATTATCATCATAATTTTGCATACATTTTTCAATAATGCAACCATCTTCAAATTAATACGTTTATTATTATGAtatggtaataataataagataaaaCTTGCATGGCATGAACTCGTACTATATATATAGGCTAATATGTAGTGTGGACTAGCTAAACAACCAACCTAGAATAAATCTAGGTTATTTTATAGTATGGGTGATTGGTAATTGTTTTTTTCATGTGATGTTGAACATTCAATAATATGTGGCACGTCATATTTATTTTACGTTGGTAGCGTAATTCATTTCATCAACCAGAAATTACTGAATTTAGTCAATTTGTTAATCATCTCCAACCTTATGGTATGGAATTGGCCTCATGTTTCATGCATCATTGATTGCTAATATTACCCGTGGAGGACCTTAGTTATATCGGAAGGGGGTCTGACCTTCGGCCCACTGATTTTTCATATTTCAGTGTTGTTAATTTGTCATCCCCTTAACTCAATGATTGAGTATAATATTCACACGCAAAGTTAATAAGAAATTAACTTTCGGAGTTCGGTTAATGTTTGCTCCAAAATCCGCCACTAAATAATTACTCCCACCGTCTCAACTCtgattatttatttacctttggttTTTACTAAAAGATCAAGGAAAGAGAAGAAGACCAATTATTAGATGATAAGTGGACCAACTTGAGTGTGTTCCTACTTCCTAGAATATAAAGGTAAATAATTGACTGAGATACCCAAAAATGaaatagataaacaaatgatcgggacggaggAAAGACTATATATAGTGACCCCTACGTGCTTTTGAGTttaattgttttcattattcaTTGTTCGAGAATTACTATCTATCTTCTCTTTTTTCCATACATTGCAACTGTAAAAATATTGGAAAAATTAATAATTTGATATTAAAGTTTTACCTAATTTTCGCTGGTCAATCAACTCTTATAATCTCAGAGCAATTTCTCTGTGTTTTAATTTTTAAATGCTTGTGGGTTGGATTGGGGTTGTACGGAGTATATTTGAAGGCAATGCtactatatactccctccgatccaaaTCAAGAGTAACATTTACTTTTTCATACTTATCGAGATAcgttttgcaacgtaaatatctttagttacacattattaaaaattataaaagtttgatattctAATAGCATTTATGACGAGGAATCagacaagatctcacatgaatatattttgtcttataaatTAAGAATAATATTAAAGATTCTCTACGGCCATAAATAGTGtcaaaaagtcaatgttacctttgATCTGAATCGGAGGGAGTATACTATTGTTATTACCGATGGTTATGATCTTAGCTATGCTATTTCTAGTGATAATTCATTACATGGCCTGGCCTCACATGTTAAGGTTACCACTATACCAAGAACTATATGGAAATTTTCTACAAGTGACattattaattgtaattattTACATGGCTCACATTTTCAGTGTCGTACTTTTATAATTTGTACATAAAAAATCGTCTTAAGCTCCATGATAGGATTGAAATTGCACCATGTACACGATTTATATGTCGAGTTGTGATGGATGGTGAAATGGTACATTATCTGTATATTACTCGTATATAGAATGTTACTTGTGAAATTTAGCAAGTGATGAATTCCAGTTATAAACATATCTTTGAAAATGACCAAGTACCAAATGCCAGCTAAAATAGTTGCTATGCATGCTTAGCGTGCCACCATTAATTGTCTACCTTCCCATGGACGAATGATAGTTTTAGTAAGGAACTTGTTCACATTTTATGTTAAGGGGAGGTTCCTTCAAATGTGACTCTCCAGCAATTTGGGTTATGTATGAGTTAAAGGTAAGGTACGGTTGGACTTTACAAATTTTCATATAAGACGGTATTATATGAGATCCATACATTTAGATCATAGAAGTTAAAGGTAAGGTATGACTAGTACGGAGTATTTTTTCAAAATGGGGTCTAAACacatacaaattaacaaaatGGGTTGAGTTTCAAAGtatttacccaaaatgggtccacgttaTCACCGAAGTTAGGCTCGGATTCAAGTCGCTCTCCCGCTCAACGACCTTACCCAAAGTGTAACTTAATGTTCGCCTACTTCAAGGCAAGTCGCTCGGGGGGTGAGCGATTTCAGTTCAAATCGTCCTCCCCCACAGCGACTTTAGcttttgccaaaaaaaaaaaaaaaaaaaaagcagttTAGCAGGATCGAACTCAAGACCACCCACGAAATTAACACTTATTCTATACTACCTAACCAGCAGAGCAATTCAATTTATAGGTCAAAATAAAGTGCTTAAAAATAATATTGAGTAATTGTTGTACAAGTCCCAGAACGCATTTATTACTACTAACATTAAATATCTAATTTTATTCTCCCTATTAAATCATAATATTATATTGGGTGTTATGGTTATGGGTGTGGTGGGATTGTTTTAAATTCCATGTTCGATTCCCATCAGCTACTTTCTTTCTTCCCCCCCTCCCCCCCAGTCGCTCAGTGGCTGGGCGGTTTGACCTCAAGTCGCTCTCCCGCTAAGCGACCTTAATCTGAACCTAGCATCGCCAgaaccgagcctacgtggacccattttgggtaattagtttcaaagttaccatatttcgttaAATTGTTTGTTATAAAAccctattttggaaaaaaaatcgtTGTACAAGTATTGAAGCACTTATTTGGATAGCTATTTTGTTTCTTTTCATCTTTTGGCCAGTAATGACTAATGACAATTATTTGTTGGAATAGAAAATAAAAAGTTGGATTATTACTCGATAGAGGGTTGAATTACCTAAACAAACTTTACTCATGTGCAACTTCGGTATGAGTTTGGGTGTGAAATTGAACACAAATTGTTATGTAAGACTACTTTATGTGTAAGACAAGTTCAATTACAAAAAAACCCAATAAAATTATTTAATAAATTAgttaaaaaatattttattttaataacctaatGTTTTATATTAATAACTTACTGATTTAAATGTGTCAGTATTACACATAAGATAtcgagttattaaaataaaattaaaatgcaaatataatatattaataagtTTGGGCTATTTATCTATTGGGTCAGTCTTATACTATAGAACGATCCTACAGAAGAGTTGCTATAAATTGAATTATACATTACCTTTGAATTTTGCTAAAAGTCAAGTTGGGCCAATATTGGTTCACCATTAGTTTTTGTTTTGCAAGGCCTTGGTTTAGTACAATCAAACTAAAATTTATAGTATTAAAGTAGATTTAGCCACGGGGTAAAATAACTTGATTTAAATATAAATTTGACACGTTTTGAATTTGAAAACGAGTTTAACTTGGAGAAGTCAAGCctagaaaataaataaaatgacacGACCCAAGCATGGAATGATGTGTTTCATGTCGTGTCAATGAAATGGAAATGTTCGCCTAAGCAAGACACAACCCACAACGTACCATGTCGTGCTTGGGCGTTCCCAACAATTCCTATACTtaattttttcttcttcttcttgagtGTGCCTAGGCGTGACAAAGCATATCGTGTCTGGGCTAGGCACAATCTTTTTTCTCAAACTTCGGTCAGTCACATACTCACATGCCATAACGTGTCGTATCATGTCGTACTGAACAACCCATGACATGGGTTGTGTTGGGACATACCAGCTCAACGAGGACAACGACCAGGGGCGGATCCAGCCCATTGGCTATATGGGCTGGAGCCCAACCTGTTTTCTGGAAAAAGAGTGATATAAATATTACATGTAAAATGAAATTTGTAAACTGGAGTTGGTCTATTGGTAGAATATGTGTCTACCAATTAAACAACTTATTAACATCCACTTGTACCTTTAATAGTTTTTTGGTTCGTGAGTTTGAAACCCAGCGAAAGAGCATTTGTTAGTACTCTATTTTATTTAGGCTTTTAGACTTTCACAATTTgccaaacttttttttttgttcactTTACCTCctcttaaaacaattaaaacaactTATTAACATCCACTTGTACCTTTAATagtattttatttttttcttaaaacTTGTGCAAAAAACTTATTTGTACTGGGAAGTTGAATGGAGGTAGTATAATTTAGTAATGAGTTCTTCTACGGTGTACATGGTACACTCGTATTTTTTAAATTCTCCGTGTGATCTCTCATCTTTTGAAACTATCACTAATATTCTGAAACTTAATGAAAACTTCTTAAAATACCTAAATGCTCTAATCCGCCTGTTTTATATGTTCAGTTTTTTTGCACTTATTATTGTTTGACAATAATTTATGAAACATTTATAACAAATAGTGTTTAGTCAGTCTTAAACATATTTTCTTTATTAAATTTGGTAGTATAGGATAAAACGGGTATAATTACCAACTGCAAATCTTTTATagcatttcaaaaaaaaaaaaaattatcatagAACAAATTATCTAACCCACCGTACATTTAAATCCTGAAACCGCCCCTGTCAACGACCCGCATACCCACTACCATAATTGCccacaaaaaaagaaaaatatggaCAAGTTTGAACCCAAATCCTAATTGTAATACACCCATTTCAAAACACACCCAAAA from Silene latifolia isolate original U9 population chromosome 2, ASM4854445v1, whole genome shotgun sequence encodes the following:
- the LOC141643741 gene encoding peroxidase 55-like, which translates into the protein MVALLKNVCKIMMIIVMIIGVGKTQLSENFYRFSCPFVEPIVRQAVSTKFSQTSVTAQATIRLFFHDCFVEGCDASIMIFSANGDAEKDAPINLSLAGDGFDTVNKAKQAVEAVCPGVVSCADILALATRDSVFLAGGPSYNVELGRRDGLSSKATDVTGKLPEPEFNLAQLVSMFAKHNLTQTDMIALSGAHTIGASHCSKFASRVSNFSSSNEVDPSMDPSYAQNLQQQCSKNKDPNFVVFMETQTPTTFDNLYYQDLVAGRGLFTSDQVLYTDQSSRPTVVNFANSERDFDSAFVSAIRQLGRVGVKTGNQGEIRRNCAAFNS